The Agrobacterium vitis genome has a segment encoding these proteins:
- the betI gene encoding transcriptional regulator BetI, with amino-acid sequence MPKLGMEPVRRKALVDAALKAIGTHGSLTVTMSEIARTAGVSPALAHHYFGSKQQLLIETIRSLLRQLQADAASALTAATTPRQRISAVIRISFQADQFTPDTVAAWLAFYSEAQRSEATRHLLVIYARRLRSNLVDALLPLASRSDAERIAEGTAAMIDGLYIRQSLRAAPLSIDASVTLVEDYVSSQLQAIDRGTRRL; translated from the coding sequence ATGCCAAAATTGGGAATGGAGCCGGTCAGACGAAAAGCCCTTGTCGATGCTGCCTTGAAAGCCATCGGCACGCATGGTTCGCTAACCGTCACCATGTCTGAAATTGCCCGCACTGCCGGGGTTTCTCCCGCTTTGGCCCATCACTATTTCGGCTCCAAGCAGCAATTGCTGATCGAAACGATCCGCTCGCTGTTGAGACAATTGCAGGCCGATGCCGCCAGCGCGCTGACCGCGGCAACCACCCCGCGTCAGCGGATTTCCGCCGTGATCCGTATCAGCTTCCAGGCCGACCAGTTTACACCCGATACCGTGGCGGCCTGGCTTGCCTTCTACTCCGAAGCGCAACGCTCGGAAGCGACCCGCCACCTGCTGGTGATCTACGCCCGGCGGCTGCGCTCCAATCTGGTCGATGCCCTGTTGCCTCTGGCCAGCCGGTCTGACGCCGAGCGTATTGCCGAAGGCACAGCGGCGATGATTGACGGGCTTTACATTCGCCAAAGCCTGCGGGCAGCGCCGCTGTCCATTGATGCCTCTGTCACGCTGGTAGAGGATTATGTGAGCAGCCAATTGCAAGCCATTGACCGGGGGACCCGCCGCCTATGA
- the betC gene encoding choline-sulfatase, whose protein sequence is MSKPNILIIMVDQLNGTLFPDGPADWLHAPHLKALAARSVRFQNNYTSSPLCAPARASFMAGQLPSRTQVYDNAAEYVSSIPTYAHHLRRAGYYTALSGKMHFVGPDQLHGFEERLTTDIYPADFGWTPDYRKPGERIDWWYHNLGSVTGAGVAEITNQMEYDDEVAFLANQKLYHLSRENDDADRRPWCLTVSFTHPHDPYVARKQYWDLYEDCAHLLPDVGALDDQDPHSKRLIHACDYDNFNVTEEDIRRSRRAYFANISYIDDKVGELIDTLTRTRMLDNTNILFCSDHGDMLGERGLWFKMNFFEGSARVPLMVAGPGIAPGLHQAPTSNLDVTPTLCDLAGISMDEIMPWTDGMSLKGMISGEARAAPVLMEYAAEGSYAPMVCIREGQWKYVHCALDPDQLFDLVSDPQELTNLADDPAYADVLADFTAKREARWDMTRFDAAVRESQARRWVVYEALRNGSYYPWDHQPLQKASERYMRNHMDLNVLEESKRYPRGE, encoded by the coding sequence ATGAGCAAGCCCAACATTCTCATCATCATGGTTGATCAGCTCAACGGCACGCTGTTTCCCGATGGCCCGGCCGATTGGCTGCATGCACCGCATTTGAAAGCGCTGGCGGCCCGCTCTGTCCGGTTTCAAAACAATTACACCTCCTCGCCGCTCTGCGCCCCGGCCCGCGCCTCCTTCATGGCCGGACAATTGCCCAGCCGCACGCAGGTTTATGACAATGCGGCGGAATATGTATCGTCCATTCCCACTTACGCCCATCATCTGCGCCGCGCCGGCTATTACACAGCGCTTTCGGGCAAGATGCATTTTGTCGGGCCGGACCAATTGCACGGCTTTGAAGAGCGGCTGACCACCGACATTTACCCCGCCGATTTCGGCTGGACGCCCGATTATCGCAAACCCGGAGAGCGGATTGACTGGTGGTATCACAACCTCGGCTCAGTGACCGGCGCTGGCGTGGCCGAAATTACCAACCAGATGGAATATGATGATGAAGTGGCATTTCTGGCCAATCAGAAACTCTATCATCTGAGCCGTGAGAATGATGATGCAGATCGCCGCCCGTGGTGCCTCACCGTCTCCTTCACCCACCCGCATGACCCTTACGTCGCCCGCAAACAATACTGGGATCTTTATGAGGATTGCGCCCATCTTCTGCCAGACGTCGGTGCGCTTGATGATCAGGACCCGCATTCCAAGCGGCTGATCCATGCCTGCGATTATGACAATTTCAACGTGACCGAGGAAGACATCCGCCGCTCGCGCCGCGCCTATTTTGCCAATATTTCCTATATTGATGACAAGGTGGGCGAGTTGATCGACACGCTGACCCGCACAAGGATGCTGGACAATACCAATATCCTGTTCTGCTCCGACCACGGCGATATGCTGGGCGAGCGGGGCCTGTGGTTCAAGATGAATTTCTTTGAAGGTTCGGCCCGTGTGCCTTTGATGGTGGCGGGTCCCGGCATTGCCCCCGGCCTGCATCAGGCTCCAACGTCCAATCTGGATGTGACGCCGACGCTGTGTGATCTGGCCGGAATTTCGATGGATGAGATCATGCCTTGGACCGATGGCATGAGCCTCAAGGGCATGATCAGTGGCGAGGCACGCGCAGCACCCGTGCTGATGGAATATGCCGCCGAAGGCTCCTATGCGCCCATGGTCTGCATCCGTGAAGGCCAATGGAAATATGTGCATTGTGCGCTCGATCCCGACCAATTGTTTGACCTTGTGAGCGATCCGCAAGAGCTAACCAATCTGGCGGATGATCCGGCTTATGCCGATGTTCTGGCCGATTTCACCGCCAAGCGCGAGGCCCGCTGGGACATGACCCGCTTTGATGCGGCGGTGCGCGAAAGCCAAGCCCGCCGATGGGTGGTCTATGAGGCGCTTCGCAACGGCTCCTATTACCCATGGGATCACCAGCCGCTGCAAAAGGCATCGGAGCGTTACATGCGCAACCATATGGATTTGAACGTGCTGGAAGAAAGCAAACGCTATCCGAGGGGAGAGTGA
- a CDS encoding glutathione S-transferase family protein, producing MLTIWGRKSSSNVQALMWCVGELGLDYVRHDVGHRYGGNDTPEFLAMNPNGTVPVLQDGDSEPLFETAAILRYLASRYASSPFWPDDLAGRTRVDMWAEWSKVNIAQEFTSPIFWRVVRTAPKDRDPAAIAKAMGVLGAKLDIAEQRLAKHAYLVGDALTLADIQFGHVLFRYFDIDITRPERPALHRYYQNLTTRPAFREHVMVSYEELRVL from the coding sequence ATGCTGACGATCTGGGGTCGAAAATCCTCCTCGAATGTGCAGGCGCTGATGTGGTGCGTTGGTGAGCTTGGTCTCGATTATGTGCGCCATGATGTTGGCCATCGCTATGGCGGCAATGACACGCCGGAATTTCTGGCCATGAACCCGAATGGCACCGTGCCAGTTCTGCAAGATGGCGATAGTGAGCCTCTGTTTGAGACAGCGGCTATCCTTCGCTACCTCGCCAGCCGTTATGCATCGTCTCCGTTCTGGCCAGATGATCTGGCGGGTCGCACCCGTGTGGATATGTGGGCTGAATGGTCCAAAGTGAATATTGCGCAAGAGTTTACCTCTCCCATATTCTGGCGCGTGGTGCGCACCGCGCCAAAAGATCGCGATCCCGCCGCCATTGCAAAAGCCATGGGTGTGCTGGGCGCAAAGCTGGATATTGCCGAACAACGACTGGCAAAGCACGCCTATCTGGTGGGTGATGCGCTGACCTTGGCCGATATTCAATTCGGCCATGTGCTGTTTCGCTATTTCGATATCGACATCACGCGCCCAGAGCGCCCCGCCCTTCACCGCTATTATCAAAACCTGACCACGCGCCCCGCATTTCGCGAGCATGTGATGGTGTCTTACGAAGAATTGCGAGTTTTATGA
- the betB gene encoding betaine-aldehyde dehydrogenase produces the protein MKAQPKASHFIDGEYVEDASGTVIDSIYPATGEVIARLHAATPAIVERAIASAKRAQKEWAALSPTARGRVLKKAAEIMRERNRELSELETLDTGKPIQETIVADPTSGADSFEFFGGIAAAGLNGSHIPLGNDFAYTKRVPLGVCVGIGAWNYPQQIACWKSAPALAAGNAMVFKPSEMTPLGALKIAEILMQAGAPKGVFNVIQGDRETGPLLVNHPDVAKVSLTGSVPTGRKVAAAAAGHLKHVTMELGGKSPLIVFDDADVDSAISGAMLANFYSTGQVCSNGTRVFVHTAIKQVFLERLKARTEAIVIGDPQDEATQMGPLVSMAQREKVLSYIDKGKAEGATLITGGGIPNSASGTGAFIQPTVFADVTDSMTIAREEIFGPVMCVLDFDDEADVIARANASEFGLAGGVFTADITRAHRVVDQLEAGTLWINTYNLCPVEMPFGGSKQSGFGRENSLAALEHYSEVKTVYVGMGKCEAPY, from the coding sequence ATGAAAGCCCAACCCAAAGCCTCTCACTTCATTGATGGCGAATACGTTGAAGACGCAAGCGGCACCGTGATTGACAGCATCTACCCCGCCACGGGTGAGGTAATTGCGCGCCTCCATGCGGCCACGCCTGCGATTGTGGAGCGGGCCATTGCGTCTGCCAAGCGGGCGCAGAAGGAGTGGGCTGCTCTCAGCCCTACTGCCCGTGGCCGCGTGTTGAAAAAGGCCGCCGAGATTATGCGCGAGCGCAACCGCGAACTGTCGGAGCTGGAAACGCTGGACACCGGCAAGCCGATTCAAGAAACCATCGTGGCAGACCCGACATCAGGCGCGGATAGTTTTGAGTTTTTTGGGGGTATCGCGGCTGCTGGACTCAACGGCAGCCATATTCCGCTGGGCAATGATTTTGCCTATACCAAACGGGTTCCCCTTGGCGTCTGTGTGGGCATTGGCGCGTGGAACTATCCGCAGCAGATCGCCTGTTGGAAATCGGCCCCGGCCTTAGCGGCTGGCAATGCCATGGTGTTTAAGCCATCAGAAATGACGCCGTTGGGGGCGTTGAAGATTGCCGAGATTTTGATGCAGGCGGGTGCGCCCAAGGGCGTGTTCAACGTCATTCAGGGCGATCGGGAGACAGGGCCATTACTGGTCAATCATCCTGATGTGGCCAAGGTGTCTTTGACAGGATCGGTGCCAACGGGGCGGAAAGTTGCGGCAGCTGCGGCTGGCCATTTGAAGCATGTCACCATGGAACTGGGCGGCAAATCGCCTTTGATCGTGTTTGATGATGCTGATGTGGACAGCGCCATTTCAGGGGCAATGCTGGCGAATTTTTACTCCACCGGACAGGTTTGCTCCAACGGCACGCGGGTGTTTGTTCACACAGCCATCAAGCAGGTCTTCCTTGAGCGTTTGAAAGCCCGCACGGAAGCCATTGTGATTGGCGATCCGCAAGACGAGGCCACCCAGATGGGGCCTTTGGTGTCGATGGCGCAGCGGGAAAAGGTGCTGTCCTATATCGACAAAGGCAAGGCCGAGGGCGCGACGCTGATCACCGGTGGGGGCATTCCCAACAGTGCATCTGGCACTGGTGCGTTTATTCAGCCCACGGTGTTTGCCGATGTGACTGATAGCATGACCATCGCCCGCGAAGAGATTTTTGGTCCCGTGATGTGCGTGCTGGATTTTGACGACGAGGCTGACGTGATTGCTCGCGCCAATGCCTCGGAATTTGGCCTCGCAGGCGGCGTGTTCACCGCAGACATCACCCGCGCCCACCGCGTGGTGGATCAGTTGGAGGCCGGAACCTTGTGGATCAACACCTATAACCTCTGCCCGGTGGAAATGCCGTTTGGTGGCTCCAAACAGTCAGGCTTTGGCCGCGAAAACTCGCTGGCGGCGCTGGAGCATTATTCGGAGGTGAAGACGGTTTATGTCGGCATGGGCAAGTGTGAAGCGCCGTATTGA
- the betA gene encoding choline dehydrogenase has translation MENQADFIIIGSGSAGAAMAYRLSEDGKHTVIVLEFGGSDIGPFVQMPAALAFPMNMDRYNWGYVTEPEPHLNNRRMIAPRGKVVGGSSSINGMVYVRGHAEDFNRWDELGATGWSYADVLPYFKRMEHSHGGEHGWRGTDGPLHVRRGEVKNPLYQAFIDAGQQAGFPVTEDYNGRQQEGFGLMEQTSWQGRRWSTANAYLKPALKRDNCLMIRCFARKIVLEGRRAVGVEVEIGGKIEVISANREVIVAASAFNSPKLLLLSGIGPAAHLREMGIDVVADRPGVGQNLQDHLEYYHQFKSKLPITLHSKNNWFWKGVVGAQWLFFKKGLGTSNQFEAAAFIRSSAGVKWPDLQYHFLPIAVSYDGKSSVEGHGFQAHVGYNMSKSRGSVTLRSPDVKDAPVLRFNYMSDPEDWIKFRHAVRITREIFAQKAFDPYRESEIAPGSKVQTNDEIDAFLREHLEGAYHPCGTAKMGSKDDPMAVVDPTCKVIGVEGLRVADSSIFPHVTYGNLNGPSIMTGEKASDHILGRDPLPRSNQEPWINPNWLVSDR, from the coding sequence ATGGAAAACCAGGCAGATTTCATCATCATCGGTTCCGGCTCGGCAGGCGCGGCCATGGCTTACCGCCTGTCGGAGGATGGCAAGCATACGGTGATCGTGCTGGAATTTGGCGGATCAGACATCGGCCCCTTTGTACAAATGCCAGCCGCCCTCGCCTTTCCGATGAATATGGACCGCTACAATTGGGGCTATGTCACCGAGCCGGAACCACACCTCAACAATCGCCGCATGATTGCGCCGCGTGGCAAGGTGGTGGGCGGGTCGTCCTCCATCAATGGCATGGTCTATGTGCGCGGCCATGCGGAGGATTTTAACCGCTGGGACGAGCTCGGAGCGACTGGTTGGTCCTATGCCGATGTGCTGCCCTATTTTAAGCGCATGGAACATTCTCATGGCGGAGAACACGGCTGGCGCGGCACCGATGGTCCCCTGCATGTACGCCGGGGCGAGGTGAAAAACCCGCTGTATCAGGCTTTTATTGATGCAGGTCAGCAGGCAGGCTTTCCCGTCACTGAAGATTACAATGGCCGCCAACAGGAAGGCTTTGGCCTGATGGAGCAAACCAGTTGGCAAGGCCGTCGCTGGTCCACCGCCAATGCCTATCTGAAGCCGGCGCTGAAGCGCGACAATTGCCTGATGATCCGCTGTTTTGCCCGCAAGATCGTGCTGGAAGGCCGCCGCGCCGTGGGTGTGGAGGTCGAAATCGGCGGCAAGATTGAGGTGATCAGTGCCAACCGCGAGGTGATTGTTGCCGCCTCCGCCTTTAACTCGCCCAAACTGCTGCTGCTGTCTGGCATTGGCCCGGCGGCACATTTGCGCGAGATGGGCATTGATGTGGTGGCGGATCGGCCCGGTGTTGGCCAGAACCTGCAAGATCATCTGGAATATTACCACCAGTTCAAATCAAAACTGCCCATCACCCTGCATTCCAAAAACAACTGGTTCTGGAAAGGCGTGGTCGGCGCGCAATGGCTGTTTTTCAAGAAAGGCCTTGGCACCTCCAACCAGTTCGAGGCCGCCGCCTTTATCCGCTCAAGCGCGGGCGTAAAATGGCCCGACCTGCAATACCACTTCCTGCCGATTGCCGTGTCGTATGATGGCAAATCGTCAGTGGAGGGCCATGGCTTTCAGGCCCATGTCGGCTATAACATGTCGAAATCGCGTGGCTCTGTTACCTTGCGTTCACCGGATGTCAAAGACGCTCCCGTATTGCGTTTCAACTATATGAGTGATCCGGAAGACTGGATCAAATTCCGCCACGCCGTGCGGATCACCCGCGAGATTTTTGCGCAAAAAGCCTTTGATCCCTATCGGGAATCCGAAATCGCGCCGGGATCGAAAGTCCAAACCAATGACGAGATCGACGCCTTCCTGCGCGAACATCTGGAAGGCGCCTATCACCCCTGCGGCACAGCCAAAATGGGCAGTAAAGATGATCCAATGGCCGTGGTTGATCCCACTTGCAAGGTGATTGGCGTCGAAGGCCTGCGGGTGGCGGATTCATCGATTTTCCCGCATGTCACCTATGGCAATCTCAACGGCCCCTCGATCATGACCGGCGAAAAAGCGTCCGATCATATTCTTGGTCGTGATCCATTACCCCGTAGCAACCAGGAACCATGGATTAATCCGAATTGGTTGGTGAGTGATCGGTAA
- a CDS encoding type II toxin-antitoxin system VapC family toxin, translating into MVKALFDTNILIDFLNGKEPARQELSLYEEKAISMVTWMEVMVGASDENGQATAAFLRSFRCIAIDQTVAERAVALRRGHRLKLPDAIVWASALAHDMVLVTRDTKDLPGNHPGIRIPYRL; encoded by the coding sequence ATGGTAAAAGCGCTGTTCGATACCAATATCCTGATCGATTTTCTGAACGGCAAGGAACCAGCCAGGCAGGAGCTTTCGCTTTACGAGGAAAAGGCGATCAGCATGGTGACCTGGATGGAGGTCATGGTTGGCGCATCCGATGAGAACGGGCAAGCGACCGCGGCCTTTCTGCGCAGTTTTCGCTGCATTGCCATCGATCAGACCGTGGCCGAGCGTGCCGTTGCTTTGAGGCGTGGGCATCGGCTGAAACTGCCTGACGCGATTGTCTGGGCAAGTGCTCTGGCCCATGACATGGTTCTGGTAACCCGCGATACCAAGGATTTGCCGGGCAACCATCCCGGCATCCGCATTCCCTATCGGCTGTGA
- a CDS encoding ribbon-helix-helix domain-containing protein — protein MRTLIDLDDDAVVELDRIARQEKISRAALIRQAVASLLEERQKPDLDHGFGLWKNQPDGLAYQQALRDEW, from the coding sequence ATGAGAACATTGATCGACCTTGATGACGATGCCGTTGTGGAACTGGATCGGATTGCCCGCCAGGAAAAAATTTCCCGTGCAGCGCTGATCCGCCAAGCCGTGGCATCTTTGCTTGAAGAACGGCAGAAGCCTGATTTGGATCACGGCTTTGGTCTCTGGAAAAACCAGCCGGATGGCCTTGCCTATCAGCAGGCCCTGCGCGACGAATGGTAA
- a CDS encoding phosphatidylglycerol lysyltransferase domain-containing protein → MVNALETDVSIKPGRFFLVAGIGLGWHAASKLLRFVLALGLAALSLLSIEFLLEPLAELGLVYKLHQDIGGASLATLSLLGAIAAGRVVQQQIRPVRSGASPAHTQLAGRIVRENSRAAAGLVALGDKQVLFSDAGDAFIMYARRGRRFVVLFDPVGPRAAWPQLVTKLLKEAKACGCRVAFYQVSPDFLPVAADAGLRLFKLGDQAIVDLHRFDLKGGDWLKLRRSINRAERDGLEFSIVPPAEVAGLLDELAYVSDVWLAHHKAGEKGFSLGTFQRCYLCAHPVAIIRLEGRIVAFANILTTETKQDAFIDLMRHLPGTHRGMMDLLFVKIMLHLKAEGYRQLDMGMAPLSGLSDRASAPLWHRLGRLVYENGERLYNFKGVHAFKAKFDPDWQPRYLAVSDRRQALPAVVDTALLISGGIKKLVRR, encoded by the coding sequence ATGGTGAATGCATTGGAAACCGACGTTTCAATCAAGCCCGGACGATTTTTCCTGGTTGCCGGGATAGGTCTTGGCTGGCATGCGGCCAGCAAGCTCTTGCGCTTTGTGTTGGCGCTTGGCCTTGCGGCTTTGTCGCTGCTGTCGATTGAATTCCTGCTGGAGCCCCTGGCGGAGCTTGGCCTCGTTTACAAACTGCATCAGGATATTGGCGGCGCCAGCTTAGCGACGCTGTCATTGCTGGGTGCCATCGCGGCTGGCCGTGTTGTTCAGCAGCAGATCAGGCCGGTCCGGTCGGGCGCATCGCCTGCTCATACACAATTGGCTGGGCGCATCGTGCGGGAAAATTCCCGGGCGGCGGCAGGCCTGGTGGCGCTCGGCGATAAGCAGGTGCTGTTTTCTGACGCGGGCGATGCGTTTATAATGTATGCGCGCCGCGGTCGCCGGTTCGTTGTGCTGTTTGACCCGGTCGGACCACGGGCCGCCTGGCCGCAACTGGTGACGAAATTGCTGAAAGAGGCAAAGGCTTGCGGTTGCCGCGTTGCCTTCTACCAGGTCTCCCCGGACTTTCTGCCTGTTGCGGCGGATGCGGGCCTGCGGCTGTTCAAGCTGGGTGATCAGGCTATTGTCGATCTGCATCGTTTCGACCTGAAGGGCGGCGACTGGCTGAAACTGCGCCGCTCGATCAACCGCGCCGAGCGCGACGGACTGGAATTTTCCATCGTGCCGCCAGCTGAAGTAGCGGGATTGCTGGATGAACTGGCTTACGTTTCGGATGTCTGGCTGGCCCATCACAAGGCCGGAGAAAAGGGCTTTTCGCTCGGCACGTTCCAGCGCTGTTATCTCTGCGCCCATCCGGTTGCCATCATTCGCCTTGAAGGCCGGATTGTCGCCTTTGCCAATATTCTGACCACCGAGACAAAACAGGACGCCTTCATCGACCTGATGCGGCATCTGCCCGGCACGCATCGTGGTATGATGGACCTGCTGTTCGTCAAGATCATGCTGCATCTGAAAGCGGAAGGCTATCGCCAGCTCGACATGGGCATGGCGCCGCTGTCCGGCCTGTCCGACCGCGCTTCCGCCCCGCTTTGGCACCGCCTTGGCCGTCTGGTTTATGAGAATGGCGAACGGCTCTATAATTTCAAGGGCGTCCACGCCTTCAAGGCCAAGTTCGACCCCGATTGGCAACCCCGCTATCTCGCCGTCAGCGACCGGCGTCAGGCATTGCCCGCCGTGGTCGATACCGCGCTGCTGATCAGCGGCGGGATCAAAAAACTTGTGCGGCGATAG
- a CDS encoding chloride channel protein has translation MPRSTPSKMLRRSRALSGSWRMWKMRLVFWAGAAAIGVVSVGFAWLADRAQALFHTITHATQWTFLLPLLLTPAGFALCALLAAKVFPASQGSGIPQAIAARHIDDPAGRSRLLSMRIAIGKVLLTAIGLLCGGSIGREGPTVQVGASIMLFCARIGGMARADGLILAGSAAGIAAAFNTPLAGIVFAIEEMSKTYHSRVNSLVLIAVIVSGLAALGLVGSYTYFGTANPTVSGLRDWMLVGLCGIGGGAFGALFSAGALTFMRRIRRWTQLSAMPLRRAVLLAAICGLGVALIGILTGGATYGTGYEQARGAVEGQALPLLFFVQKLAASFLTMISGIPGGIFAPSLSVGAGLGSTAASLTGSSIALGAILGMAGYFAGVVQAPMTAFVIIMEMTASHDSAIAIMTAAMLGYATSRLLSREPLYHGLSRPFLAEAIRASRAAERSQS, from the coding sequence ATGCCGCGTTCCACGCCCTCGAAAATGCTGCGGCGCTCACGCGCGCTCAGCGGTTCCTGGCGGATGTGGAAAATGCGGCTGGTCTTCTGGGCCGGTGCCGCTGCTATCGGCGTCGTTAGCGTCGGCTTTGCCTGGCTGGCAGACCGCGCCCAAGCGCTGTTTCACACGATCACCCACGCCACGCAATGGACCTTTCTCCTTCCGCTTCTGCTGACACCTGCCGGTTTTGCGCTCTGTGCGCTGCTGGCGGCCAAGGTTTTTCCCGCATCACAAGGCTCCGGCATTCCCCAGGCGATTGCCGCCCGTCATATCGATGATCCAGCTGGGCGCAGCCGGTTGCTGTCAATGCGGATTGCTATCGGCAAGGTGCTTTTGACCGCAATCGGTCTGCTCTGCGGCGGATCGATCGGGCGTGAGGGGCCGACTGTGCAGGTTGGCGCCTCGATCATGCTGTTTTGCGCCCGCATTGGCGGGATGGCGCGGGCAGATGGGCTGATCCTGGCCGGATCGGCAGCAGGCATTGCCGCCGCCTTCAACACGCCCCTGGCCGGGATCGTCTTTGCAATCGAGGAAATGAGCAAAACCTATCACTCCCGCGTCAATAGCCTGGTTCTGATTGCGGTGATCGTTTCAGGCCTTGCAGCCCTTGGTCTAGTTGGCAGCTATACCTATTTCGGCACTGCCAATCCCACCGTCTCCGGCTTGCGCGATTGGATGCTGGTCGGCCTGTGCGGCATTGGCGGCGGCGCTTTCGGCGCGCTGTTCAGCGCGGGGGCGCTGACCTTTATGCGCCGGATACGCCGCTGGACCCAGTTGTCGGCCATGCCATTGCGGCGCGCCGTGCTGCTCGCCGCCATTTGCGGACTGGGCGTGGCGCTGATCGGCATCCTGACTGGAGGCGCCACCTACGGCACCGGCTATGAACAGGCGCGCGGCGCGGTGGAGGGCCAAGCCCTGCCGCTGCTGTTTTTCGTGCAAAAGCTAGCGGCCTCGTTCCTGACGATGATTTCCGGCATTCCGGGCGGGATTTTCGCACCCTCCCTATCGGTTGGGGCGGGGCTCGGCAGCACCGCCGCCAGCCTGACTGGCTCCAGCATTGCGCTTGGCGCCATTCTCGGCATGGCCGGCTATTTCGCCGGTGTCGTGCAGGCGCCAATGACCGCTTTCGTGATCATCATGGAAATGACCGCCAGCCATGATAGCGCCATCGCCATCATGACCGCAGCCATGCTGGGCTATGCGACGTCGCGGCTTCTGTCACGCGAACCGCTCTATCACGGCCTGTCGCGCCCATTCCTCGCCGAAGCGATCCGCGCCAGCCGGGCGGCAGAGCGCAGCCAAAGCTGA
- a CDS encoding flagellin N-terminal helical domain-containing protein has product MTSKNTNVAAYTALQSLRHTVSSRDDSQARVTTGYRVATAADDAAYWSIATTMRSDNRSLSAVQDALSMAAGVLDTAQSGMSTSTDLMMDVKARLVLAREGGTSRDKINTELDEIRDQFRSIAESSSFSKENWLLRSSTSDKDNRNLVGSFVRDGEGRISINTIDYNVGGDPGTSEVNYLIDDLDGEGGILTGSGFATELGTAKTWVMFNGSKASTTHDEIRLEDSTTNADIDDMIKVVDAMAERMNGVASTLGAMSNRVEMQYEFSKDLQGSIGKGVGNMVDTDMNLESSRLKALQAKEQLGIKSLSIVNTSVQSLSQLL; this is encoded by the coding sequence ATGACGAGTAAAAACACCAATGTTGCGGCGTATACCGCGCTTCAAAGCCTGCGCCACACAGTGTCCAGCCGCGATGATAGTCAGGCGCGGGTCACGACCGGTTACCGGGTCGCCACCGCGGCTGATGATGCCGCCTATTGGTCGATTGCCACGACGATGCGGTCCGACAATCGCTCCTTGTCTGCGGTGCAGGATGCCTTGTCTATGGCCGCAGGCGTGCTGGATACGGCTCAAAGTGGCATGAGTACATCGACCGATCTGATGATGGATGTGAAGGCGCGTCTGGTGCTGGCGCGTGAAGGCGGCACCTCACGCGACAAGATCAATACCGAACTGGACGAGATCCGCGATCAGTTTCGCTCCATCGCCGAATCCTCCTCCTTTTCCAAGGAAAACTGGCTGTTGCGCTCCTCCACGAGCGACAAGGACAATCGCAATCTGGTCGGCTCCTTCGTGCGTGATGGCGAAGGTCGGATCAGCATCAACACGATCGATTACAATGTCGGCGGCGATCCGGGCACGTCCGAGGTCAATTACCTGATCGACGATCTGGATGGGGAAGGGGGTATTCTCACCGGGTCCGGCTTTGCGACGGAGCTTGGTACGGCCAAGACCTGGGTGATGTTCAATGGCTCCAAGGCCTCTACGACCCATGACGAGATCAGGCTGGAAGACAGCACCACGAATGCCGATATCGATGACATGATCAAGGTGGTCGATGCCATGGCCGAACGGATGAATGGTGTGGCGAGTACGCTGGGTGCGATGAGCAACCGGGTGGAGATGCAGTATGAATTTTCCAAGGACCTGCAAGGCTCGATTGGCAAGGGTGTCGGCAACATGGTTGATACCGACATGAACCTGGAATCGAGCCGCCTGAAAGCCCTCCAGGCCAAGGAGCAACTCGGCATCAAATCCCTGTCTATCGTCAATACGAGCGTCCAATCCCTCTCGCAGTTGTTGTAA